In Fodinibius saliphilus, a genomic segment contains:
- a CDS encoding carbon-nitrogen hydrolase, whose amino-acid sequence MNIKKVTLALIQCRCSSDITVNMKKTIKKIEQASNDGAQIILLQELFQTPYFCQTVDEKYFDLAQSIPGPVTEELSKLAKELEVVVVAPFFERRAAGIYHNSVCVIDADGNLMGTYRKHHIPDDPGFHEKYYFTPGDGGYRVFDTKYAKIAPLICWDQWFPEAARIAALKGAELLVYPTAIGTLPDEKGEIGKSYLDAWQTIQKSHAIANSCFVASVNRTGEEGEVNFWGHSFVASPFGKVLAEAGHDEETVIAEIDILEIENQRRVWPFFRDRRIDTYQPIGNRYIEND is encoded by the coding sequence ATGAATATAAAAAAGGTAACGTTAGCACTAATACAGTGCAGATGCTCTTCTGATATCACAGTAAATATGAAGAAGACTATAAAAAAGATTGAACAGGCCTCAAATGATGGGGCACAAATAATATTATTACAGGAGTTATTTCAGACACCATACTTTTGTCAAACTGTAGATGAAAAATATTTCGATTTGGCACAATCCATACCAGGTCCAGTTACTGAAGAGCTTTCAAAACTGGCAAAAGAACTGGAGGTCGTAGTTGTAGCGCCGTTTTTTGAGCGAAGGGCTGCTGGTATTTACCATAATTCCGTTTGTGTTATAGATGCAGATGGTAACTTAATGGGGACATATCGCAAGCATCACATCCCGGATGACCCTGGTTTTCATGAGAAATATTATTTCACACCCGGAGATGGGGGATATCGGGTTTTTGATACCAAATATGCTAAAATTGCTCCATTGATATGCTGGGATCAATGGTTCCCTGAAGCTGCCCGTATTGCAGCACTAAAAGGCGCTGAACTGCTTGTATATCCAACTGCTATTGGGACATTGCCGGATGAAAAAGGTGAGATTGGAAAGAGCTATCTAGATGCATGGCAAACAATACAAAAAAGTCATGCAATCGCTAACAGTTGTTTTGTGGCAAGTGTGAATAGAACTGGAGAGGAGGGAGAGGTCAATTTCTGGGGACATTCTTTTGTAGCAAGTCCTTTTGGAAAAGTATTGGCAGAAGCAGGTCATGATGAAGAGACTGTGATCGCTGAAATCGACATTTTAGAAATTGAAAATCAGCGAAGAGTTTGGCCATTCTTTAGAGATCGAAGGATAGATACTTATCAACCTATAGGAAATCGGTATATTGAAAATGATTGA
- the pckA gene encoding phosphoenolpyruvate carboxykinase (ATP), which yields MSNQTHPQSSVGLEYLKLENNSKTLWNLTPPELYEEAIKNGEATLTDDYAIRILTGEYTGRSPKDKYVVDQPSIHDDIDWGKINQPTDEEVFDNLFEKVTNYLQDKKLYIKDCYAGADEKYQLNVRVVSEAAYHGLFAHNMFVRPSKEELESHEPEFTVLAAPNFKADPEVDNTKTETFIFVNFDKKIILIGGTLYSGEVKKGIFSVMNYLLPKQDVMAMHCSANMSEDGETAVFFGLSGTGKTTLSSDQDRILIGDDEHGWSEDGVFNIEGGCYAKTINLSEEGEPLIYATTKMPGTILENVVLDENRSPDFNDTSYTQNTRCSYPIHYIPNASESGTGNHPNNVIFLTCDAFGVLPPISKLTPEQAMYHFISGYTAKVAGTERGVTEPQATFSACFGAPFMPLHPTVYAELLAKKIRKHNSTVWLLNTGWTGGPHGVGHRMELTHTRQMLSEALNGNIADVEFKIDPVFGLAIPKHVDGVPNDVLIPRNTWDDQNAYDEKADQLAKMFAENFEQFENEASDELIKAGPKVTA from the coding sequence ATGAGTAATCAAACACACCCGCAAAGCTCTGTGGGACTTGAATATTTGAAGTTAGAAAACAACAGTAAGACACTGTGGAATCTGACTCCTCCTGAGCTTTATGAAGAAGCAATAAAGAATGGTGAGGCTACATTAACAGACGATTATGCAATTCGCATACTAACAGGAGAATATACCGGCCGTTCTCCCAAAGATAAGTACGTTGTTGATCAACCCTCAATCCATGATGATATTGACTGGGGCAAGATTAATCAACCTACAGACGAAGAGGTGTTTGATAACCTTTTTGAAAAAGTTACTAACTACCTACAAGATAAGAAGTTATATATTAAAGACTGCTATGCGGGTGCCGATGAGAAATATCAGCTCAATGTACGGGTAGTAAGTGAAGCGGCCTATCACGGGTTATTTGCCCATAATATGTTTGTACGCCCCTCTAAAGAAGAACTTGAAAGTCATGAACCGGAGTTTACTGTTTTAGCCGCTCCTAACTTCAAGGCAGATCCTGAAGTAGACAATACTAAAACCGAAACGTTTATTTTCGTAAACTTTGATAAGAAAATTATTCTTATTGGTGGTACGCTGTATTCCGGCGAAGTAAAGAAAGGTATCTTCTCGGTAATGAATTATCTGCTGCCCAAGCAAGATGTTATGGCCATGCACTGCTCGGCGAACATGAGTGAGGATGGTGAAACAGCAGTATTCTTTGGTCTCTCCGGAACTGGTAAAACAACGTTATCATCTGACCAAGACCGTATCCTTATCGGTGATGATGAGCACGGGTGGAGCGAAGATGGTGTTTTTAATATCGAAGGAGGTTGTTATGCAAAAACAATCAACTTATCTGAAGAAGGAGAACCATTAATTTATGCAACTACGAAGATGCCGGGAACGATTCTCGAAAATGTAGTACTTGACGAAAATCGTTCACCTGACTTCAATGATACCAGTTATACACAAAATACGCGTTGCTCCTATCCTATCCACTATATTCCCAATGCAAGTGAAAGCGGTACCGGGAACCATCCAAACAACGTGATTTTCTTAACTTGTGATGCTTTTGGAGTACTGCCTCCCATATCCAAGCTTACCCCAGAGCAAGCAATGTACCACTTTATTAGTGGATATACTGCCAAAGTAGCTGGTACCGAACGTGGGGTAACAGAACCACAAGCAACATTCTCTGCCTGTTTCGGTGCACCTTTTATGCCCCTGCATCCTACTGTTTATGCAGAATTGCTGGCTAAGAAAATTCGCAAACATAACTCAACTGTTTGGTTACTCAATACTGGTTGGACCGGCGGCCCCCATGGTGTAGGTCACCGTATGGAACTTACCCATACTCGCCAGATGCTTAGCGAAGCACTGAATGGAAATATTGCAGATGTGGAGTTTAAGATCGATCCGGTATTTGGATTAGCTATTCCGAAACATGTTGATGGGGTACCTAACGACGTGCTTATTCCCCGTAATACCTGGGATGACCAAAATGCTTATGATGAAAAGGCCGATCAGTTAGCCAAGATGTTTGCGGAAAACTTTGAGCAGTTCGAAAATGAAGCAAGTGATGAACTGATTAAAGCAGGTCCAAAGGTAACAGCTTAA
- a CDS encoding ECF-type sigma factor, translating to MKSQAEITQLLVHIKEGSEKAYDALFPLVYNQLRQLAHARLNKEYSEVTYSKTALVHEVYLKMVQQGSIEATDRNHFFAISSRCMRQILIDHARKKKAEKRGGNQHELTYIDGLLNKDTSAETLLEIDKKLAELAQLSQRMADIVELRFFGDMTIDATADVLDISVSTVKRDWAKARGWLYKELK from the coding sequence ATGAAATCCCAAGCGGAAATAACCCAGCTATTGGTACATATTAAGGAAGGTTCGGAAAAGGCCTACGACGCTTTATTTCCTTTAGTGTATAACCAACTTAGACAGCTTGCCCATGCTCGGCTAAACAAGGAATATTCTGAAGTAACCTATTCCAAAACAGCATTGGTCCATGAAGTGTATCTAAAAATGGTGCAGCAAGGGAGTATAGAAGCGACTGATCGCAACCACTTTTTTGCCATTTCATCGCGCTGTATGCGTCAGATATTAATTGATCATGCTCGTAAAAAGAAGGCTGAAAAACGTGGCGGGAACCAGCACGAACTAACATATATTGATGGTCTTTTAAATAAAGACACCAGTGCTGAAACCCTTTTAGAAATTGATAAAAAACTTGCTGAACTAGCCCAACTCAGTCAACGGATGGCAGATATAGTAGAACTTCGCTTCTTTGGGGATATGACCATTGATGCAACGGCTGATGTTTTGGATATTTCTGTAAGCACCGTAAAAAGAGATTGGGCTAAGGCCCGGGGATGGCTTTATAAAGAACTGAAATGA
- a CDS encoding serine hydrolase domain-containing protein: protein MPDNVFFSFTLLLLAFHHGSFAQSLNGSNWQMWSPKKAGVEVEYFKVMEDSIQSGYFGEVHSVLVIKNGRLIFESYYNGSHRDSLHTLQSITKSITATGVGIAIQSGIIEGVHERILPVFRDKFEVRALNDNKKSLTLYDLMTMQAGFKWKEGAWNGPENSWRKIVEYKGNWYKKILDTPVTKVPGSMFEYQSGNPILVNGYIQTVSDGTLTNFYQQYLFEPLQINNIHFVDVNGGAEKNGGVVLNMRSQDLAKIGYLYLNKGRWQGQQIVSSSFIKDAVSTHVSHAEENAFYSYSYGYFWWLNPLNKLESEWKIDNTGIFLGRGAGGQHLIVWPSKELVCVITAWNLQRPTRVQTIFDRYVIPAVLGQK from the coding sequence ATGCCTGATAATGTCTTCTTCAGTTTTACACTCTTATTGCTAGCTTTCCACCATGGTTCTTTTGCACAATCACTGAATGGCAGTAATTGGCAAATGTGGTCTCCGAAAAAGGCGGGGGTTGAGGTGGAATACTTTAAAGTGATGGAAGACAGCATTCAATCAGGCTATTTTGGAGAAGTTCATTCTGTATTGGTAATAAAGAATGGCCGACTGATTTTTGAATCATATTACAACGGAAGTCATCGTGATTCTCTTCACACCCTTCAGTCCATTACTAAAAGTATAACCGCAACAGGAGTGGGGATAGCTATACAGAGTGGTATAATTGAGGGTGTCCACGAACGAATATTACCTGTGTTTAGGGATAAATTTGAAGTTAGAGCATTAAACGATAATAAAAAAAGCCTGACATTATATGATCTTATGACGATGCAGGCCGGGTTTAAATGGAAGGAGGGAGCTTGGAATGGTCCCGAAAATAGTTGGAGGAAAATAGTTGAATACAAGGGTAATTGGTACAAAAAAATATTGGATACACCTGTGACCAAAGTACCGGGCAGTATGTTTGAATACCAGAGTGGAAATCCAATACTAGTGAATGGGTATATACAGACGGTGAGTGATGGGACACTGACCAACTTTTACCAGCAATACCTGTTCGAGCCTCTCCAGATCAATAACATTCATTTTGTGGATGTTAATGGAGGTGCTGAAAAAAATGGTGGCGTGGTACTTAACATGCGCTCGCAGGATCTTGCAAAAATTGGCTATCTTTATCTAAATAAAGGTCGATGGCAGGGGCAGCAAATTGTTTCCAGCAGCTTTATTAAGGATGCGGTTTCTACACATGTATCCCATGCAGAAGAAAATGCATTTTACAGTTATAGCTATGGATATTTTTGGTGGTTAAATCCATTAAATAAGCTTGAATCGGAGTGGAAAATAGACAATACGGGAATTTTTCTTGGTCGGGGAGCGGGTGGTCAACACTTAATAGTTTGGCCTTCAAAAGAATTGGTTTGTGTTATAACTGCCTGGAATTTGCAAAGGCCTACCCGAGTACAGACTATCTTTGATCGATATGTGATACCTGCTGTATTGGGTCAAAAATAA
- the prfA gene encoding peptide chain release factor 1: MDIEAKLEQVRERFDEVTAAMSDPAVYDDPDHYTELTKEHSDLKELVELYEEWKETKKNIKGNKELIEEGDDAEITEMARMENEELESHLEELEEDIKFKLIPKDPDDSKNVIVELRAGTGGDEAAIFVGDLFDMYRRYADKMGWKLNLLGLSESDKGGYKELTFGLEGDEVYGKMKYESGVHRVQRVPQTETQGRVHTSAATVAVLPEAEEVDVEVNKADLRVDTFRASGAGGQHVNKTDSAIRITHEPTGVVVECQQERSQHKNKNKAMKMLRSKLYEQEVERRRKERDEERKSQISTGDRSAKVRTYNFPQSRLTDHRINLTLYNLEDIMKGEIEEVIEALRVQDNLDKLNAVME, translated from the coding sequence ATGGATATAGAAGCAAAACTAGAGCAGGTTCGCGAACGATTTGATGAAGTTACGGCGGCCATGAGCGACCCTGCCGTATATGATGACCCTGACCATTATACCGAGCTTACGAAAGAGCACAGTGATTTAAAGGAGTTGGTAGAACTATATGAAGAGTGGAAAGAGACCAAAAAGAATATTAAAGGTAACAAAGAGCTTATTGAAGAAGGGGATGATGCTGAAATCACCGAGATGGCTCGCATGGAAAATGAGGAGCTTGAATCTCATTTAGAAGAATTGGAAGAGGATATTAAATTCAAGCTTATTCCCAAAGATCCTGATGACTCTAAAAATGTAATTGTAGAGCTTCGTGCGGGAACTGGTGGTGATGAAGCCGCCATTTTTGTAGGAGATCTGTTTGATATGTATCGCCGCTATGCCGATAAGATGGGGTGGAAGCTGAATTTGTTGGGATTAAGTGAGTCTGACAAGGGAGGCTATAAGGAACTCACTTTTGGCTTGGAAGGGGATGAAGTGTATGGGAAGATGAAATATGAAAGTGGTGTTCATCGCGTACAGCGCGTTCCGCAAACAGAAACGCAGGGACGGGTACACACATCGGCTGCAACTGTTGCCGTTTTACCAGAAGCAGAAGAAGTTGATGTAGAAGTGAATAAAGCGGATCTCCGTGTTGATACCTTTCGTGCCAGTGGAGCAGGGGGGCAGCACGTAAATAAAACAGATTCTGCTATACGTATTACTCATGAGCCTACGGGAGTAGTGGTAGAATGCCAACAGGAACGCTCGCAGCACAAAAATAAGAATAAAGCGATGAAGATGCTGCGTTCCAAGCTATATGAACAGGAAGTAGAGCGACGGCGCAAAGAACGTGATGAAGAGCGAAAAAGTCAGATATCGACAGGAGATCGAAGTGCAAAAGTACGTACATATAACTTTCCTCAGAGCAGGTTAACCGATCATAGAATCAATCTAACACTTTATAACCTGGAAGATATTATGAAGGGTGAGATTGAAGAGGTTATTGAAGCATTACGCGTGCAGGATAATCTCGATAAGCTCAATGCTGTTATGGAGTAA
- a CDS encoding ECF-type sigma factor: MTIKKDDTKRSYFVNNIHVNTQKAYNKLFSLLYEELKKRAYLQLMPEKNKNGISNTDLVHELYLKMLKQKSLKCNNYNHFLSIASNCMHQILIDQARKQDTEIRGTNYQEITFHEELGSANECPKSYSLVSKSVEELSVYNKRLAKVVRMRFFHDMTMHNIAKSLKLSERTIKRDWNQAKNWLYNNLKSD; the protein is encoded by the coding sequence ATGACTATAAAAAAGGATGATACAAAGAGATCGTATTTTGTTAATAATATTCACGTCAACACTCAGAAAGCATATAACAAACTATTCTCACTTCTTTATGAAGAGCTAAAAAAACGTGCGTATCTACAACTAATGCCTGAGAAAAATAAAAATGGTATTAGCAACACTGACCTGGTACATGAGCTATATTTAAAGATGCTGAAGCAAAAAAGTTTGAAATGTAATAACTACAATCACTTTCTATCTATTGCTTCTAACTGTATGCATCAAATTCTAATAGATCAGGCTCGTAAACAGGATACAGAAATACGTGGTACCAACTACCAGGAAATAACTTTTCATGAAGAGTTGGGATCAGCAAATGAATGCCCAAAAAGCTACAGCCTTGTAAGTAAATCGGTCGAAGAACTTTCAGTTTATAACAAACGGCTCGCCAAAGTAGTTAGAATGCGATTCTTCCATGATATGACCATGCATAATATTGCCAAATCACTAAAATTATCAGAAAGAACCATAAAGCGTGACTGGAACCAAGCTAAAAACTGGTTGTATAATAATTTAAAAAGTGATTAG
- a CDS encoding serine/threonine-protein kinase, translating into MGQTNWDRVEQILDEALTKPKNTRLTFIEQQCGDNKQLKSWITELLESIESSEGFLETGSVEKDILIPNIIEDLPDEHYSSLVGKQLGAYSITKLIEHGGMGSIYLAERTDGAFHHKVAIKIIRRGMDTPSNIARFKQEQNILASLHHPHIGRLYDGGVTNEGLPYLVMEYINGQPIDEYCDEHTLSIDERLTLFRKVCNAVQYAHNNLVIHRDLKPANILITPEGQVKILDFGIAKLLDSNSEIENIHKTQAGAQMLTLAYAAPEQINHETITTAADNYALGIVLYKLLISVHPFEPGETKNRGELKKLITQKTAPKPSSHFRTLDTDTQSKIAAKRGFSPHKLVKLISGDLDAIVRKSLRKKAANRYNSIELFVEDLRRYGTDQPVTARAEHFRYVATKFLKRNKIVINTAAAFLIILIGLFSYHSIQVSQERNQAQLEAKKASAVTNFLTSMIEANTPSEAQGDTVSITDFLDSSFEEVQNLKKTPLVQAEVLTTMGRTYRTLGDIQKASTLINKALNILAKEQVKNAKIAKSYNVYGIIQRDLGNYSKSTKALQESINIYRHIRRKNTDEYIKSLRDLAYVERLQANYGNALTLIKEALKISKTLYKEPNVKTAETLFIYASILRFQKKYKSAITIQKESLEMVREVTEAPHPGIAANLVNLANLYNNKGKIRKAIELNKDALKMSNSLYGEEHQEIANISGTLSGNYLDAGKLDSAEQYLKKALKIQRKINPENPRLGNFYNKYAKIYFLREEYKLAETFLKKAQHNLEKKHPENHPRIINIKTNQAELAAKQNKFDKARKLLSEISNISKSNYNKLDNSLKKKIESLKKLVNSK; encoded by the coding sequence ATGGGACAAACAAATTGGGATAGGGTTGAACAGATTCTTGATGAGGCCTTAACCAAGCCTAAAAACACACGCCTAACCTTTATTGAACAGCAATGTGGCGATAATAAACAGCTGAAGTCATGGATTACCGAACTCTTAGAATCCATTGAGTCCTCAGAGGGTTTCTTGGAAACCGGCAGTGTAGAAAAAGATATTCTGATTCCTAATATCATTGAAGATTTACCTGATGAGCATTACTCTTCTCTTGTTGGAAAACAACTTGGGGCCTACTCCATCACAAAATTGATTGAACATGGCGGAATGGGATCGATTTATCTGGCCGAACGTACTGACGGGGCTTTCCACCATAAAGTGGCTATTAAAATAATTCGGCGCGGTATGGACACCCCCTCCAATATTGCTCGTTTTAAACAGGAACAAAATATCCTGGCCAGTCTCCACCACCCCCATATCGGGCGGCTTTATGATGGCGGTGTTACCAACGAGGGACTTCCATACCTTGTGATGGAATATATCAATGGACAACCTATTGACGAGTATTGTGATGAGCATACCCTCTCTATTGATGAACGTCTTACCCTGTTCCGAAAAGTGTGCAACGCTGTGCAGTATGCCCATAATAACCTCGTTATCCATCGCGATTTAAAACCTGCGAATATACTCATCACCCCGGAAGGTCAAGTAAAAATATTGGATTTTGGTATCGCAAAGCTGCTTGATTCCAACTCCGAAATAGAAAATATCCATAAAACTCAGGCCGGTGCACAAATGCTTACTCTGGCATATGCTGCCCCGGAGCAAATAAATCATGAAACCATAACCACCGCTGCTGACAATTATGCACTGGGCATAGTTTTATATAAACTGCTGATAAGTGTTCATCCATTTGAACCTGGTGAAACAAAAAATCGGGGAGAGCTAAAAAAGCTAATTACTCAAAAAACTGCTCCTAAACCTTCTTCTCATTTTCGAACTTTAGATACCGATACCCAATCAAAAATCGCAGCAAAACGAGGCTTTTCGCCTCATAAGCTTGTTAAGCTTATCTCCGGAGATCTGGATGCTATTGTGCGTAAAAGCTTGCGCAAAAAAGCTGCTAACCGATATAACTCAATTGAACTCTTTGTTGAAGACTTGCGTCGCTATGGTACCGATCAACCGGTTACAGCACGTGCCGAACATTTTCGCTATGTAGCAACGAAATTCTTAAAACGGAATAAAATAGTCATTAACACGGCAGCGGCCTTTTTAATCATATTAATAGGCTTATTCAGTTATCATAGCATCCAGGTTTCACAAGAACGCAATCAAGCACAACTGGAAGCTAAAAAAGCATCTGCCGTTACTAACTTTCTAACAAGTATGATCGAGGCAAACACCCCCAGTGAAGCCCAGGGAGATACCGTATCTATTACAGATTTTCTCGATAGTAGCTTTGAAGAAGTTCAAAATCTTAAAAAGACCCCGTTGGTTCAAGCTGAAGTATTAACTACAATGGGCCGGACTTACCGTACACTAGGCGACATTCAAAAAGCATCTACACTTATAAATAAGGCCCTTAATATATTAGCAAAAGAACAAGTTAAGAATGCCAAAATAGCAAAATCTTATAACGTATATGGTATCATCCAACGTGACTTGGGAAACTATAGTAAATCTACGAAGGCACTGCAGGAATCAATAAATATATATCGTCACATTCGACGTAAAAATACTGATGAATATATTAAATCGCTTAGAGATTTAGCATATGTAGAACGCTTACAGGCAAACTATGGTAACGCTTTGACGCTCATAAAAGAAGCTTTAAAAATAAGTAAAACTCTTTATAAAGAACCAAATGTCAAGACAGCTGAAACGTTATTTATTTATGCCTCAATTCTTCGCTTTCAGAAAAAGTATAAAAGTGCAATAACTATCCAAAAAGAATCACTCGAAATGGTTCGAGAAGTAACAGAAGCTCCCCACCCAGGAATTGCCGCAAATTTAGTCAACCTGGCTAATCTCTATAATAACAAGGGTAAAATAAGAAAAGCCATAGAACTCAATAAGGATGCTTTAAAAATGAGTAATAGTCTTTATGGCGAAGAACACCAAGAAATTGCAAATATTTCAGGTACACTAAGTGGTAACTACTTAGATGCTGGCAAACTGGACTCAGCAGAACAGTATCTCAAAAAAGCATTAAAAATTCAGCGAAAAATAAACCCTGAGAATCCACGACTAGGCAATTTTTACAATAAATATGCTAAAATATACTTTCTTAGAGAAGAGTATAAACTTGCCGAAACTTTCCTAAAAAAAGCACAACATAACTTAGAAAAAAAACATCCTGAAAATCATCCGAGAATAATAAATATCAAAACTAATCAAGCTGAACTTGCTGCCAAGCAAAATAAATTTGATAAAGCCCGTAAGCTTCTCTCTGAGATTTCTAACATTTCGAAAAGTAACTATAATAAACTCGACAACTCGTTGAAAAAAAAGATAGAGAGTTTAAAAAAACTGGTAAATAGTAAATAA